From a single Streptomyces sp. 1331.2 genomic region:
- a CDS encoding aspartate-semialdehyde dehydrogenase yields the protein MKIGIVGATGQVGAVVREILAERAGLPGGLGPVEQLRLFASARSAGRTLPWQGTEITVEDAATADYTGLDIVIFSAGGSTSKALAPKVAAAGAVVIDNSSAWRRDPEVPLVVSEVNPEAIADRPKGIIANPNCTTMAAMPVLRPLHEEAGLAALVVSTYQAVSGSGVAGVAELQDQAAKVIDGAAGLAHDGSAVEFPEPKVYKRPIAFNVVPLAGSIVEDGSNETDEEQKLRHESRKILGIPALKVAGTCVRVPVFSGHSLQINARFERPISPERAVELLSGAPGVELSDIPTPLQAAGQDPSYVGRIRVDETVENGLSLFVSNDNLRKGAALNAVQLAELVAAELKG from the coding sequence ATGAAGATCGGCATTGTCGGTGCCACTGGCCAGGTCGGCGCCGTGGTTCGCGAGATCCTGGCGGAGCGCGCGGGACTTCCTGGTGGACTCGGCCCGGTGGAGCAGCTGCGACTGTTCGCCTCGGCACGTTCGGCCGGGCGCACCCTGCCCTGGCAGGGCACCGAGATCACCGTCGAGGACGCGGCCACGGCCGACTACACCGGCCTGGACATCGTGATCTTCTCGGCCGGCGGCTCCACCTCCAAGGCCCTGGCCCCCAAGGTCGCCGCCGCCGGTGCCGTCGTCATCGACAACTCCTCCGCCTGGCGCCGCGACCCCGAGGTCCCGCTGGTCGTCTCCGAGGTCAACCCGGAGGCCATCGCGGACCGCCCCAAGGGCATCATCGCCAACCCGAACTGCACCACCATGGCCGCCATGCCCGTGCTGCGCCCGCTGCACGAGGAGGCCGGCCTGGCCGCGCTGGTCGTCTCCACCTACCAGGCCGTCTCCGGCAGCGGCGTCGCCGGCGTCGCCGAGCTGCAGGACCAGGCCGCCAAGGTCATCGACGGCGCCGCCGGCCTCGCCCACGACGGCTCCGCGGTCGAGTTCCCCGAGCCCAAGGTGTACAAGCGCCCGATCGCCTTCAACGTGGTGCCGCTGGCCGGCTCCATCGTGGAGGACGGCTCCAACGAGACCGACGAGGAGCAGAAGCTCCGCCACGAGAGCCGCAAGATCCTCGGCATTCCCGCCCTGAAGGTCGCCGGCACCTGCGTGCGTGTCCCGGTCTTCTCCGGCCACTCGCTGCAGATCAACGCCCGCTTCGAGCGCCCGATCAGCCCGGAGCGTGCCGTCGAGCTGCTGTCCGGCGCCCCCGGCGTCGAGCTGTCCGACATCCCCACCCCGCTGCAGGCCGCCGGCCAGGACCCGAGCTACGTCGGGCGCATCCGGGTGGACGAGACCGTGGAGAACGGCCTGTCGCTGTTCGTCTCGAACGACAACCTGCGCAAGGGCGCCGCGCTCAACGCCGTCCAGCTGGCCGAGCTGGTGGCCGCCGAGCTCAAGGGCTGA
- a CDS encoding dihydrodipicolinate synthase family protein, producing the protein MERTELKGIYVPLVTPFAADGTVALDALEKIAHEALDAGAAGLVALGTTGEPAALTAEERDAVVEVAAAACAGRGAQLIVGAFGGDTRATAEALDVLAARVPSTAAALVTVPSFVRPGEAGTVAHFRALAASSPLPLLVYHIPYRTGQELSAAALRELAAIDGVVGVKYATGGLDQAGVELLADAPEGFAFLTGEDAYLSSALALGAAGGILASAQLATAWFVELAQAWQAGDADRARALGHRLTRLALAAFTAPNPAVTKGVLHAQGRIPTPDVRLPLLPAGEAEVGAALALVNGLDH; encoded by the coding sequence ATGGAACGCACGGAACTCAAGGGCATCTACGTCCCCCTGGTCACTCCCTTCGCCGCCGACGGCACGGTCGCGCTGGACGCGCTGGAGAAGATCGCGCACGAGGCGCTGGACGCCGGTGCGGCCGGGCTGGTCGCGCTCGGCACCACCGGGGAGCCGGCCGCGCTGACGGCCGAGGAGCGGGACGCGGTGGTGGAGGTCGCGGCGGCCGCCTGCGCCGGGCGGGGGGCGCAGCTGATCGTCGGCGCCTTCGGCGGCGACACCCGGGCGACCGCCGAGGCGCTGGACGTGCTCGCCGCCCGGGTGCCGAGCACGGCGGCCGCGCTGGTCACCGTCCCGTCGTTCGTACGGCCCGGCGAGGCGGGGACGGTCGCGCACTTCCGGGCGCTGGCCGCGAGCAGCCCGCTGCCGCTGCTCGTCTACCACATCCCGTACCGCACCGGGCAGGAGCTCTCCGCCGCGGCGCTGCGCGAACTCGCCGCGATCGACGGGGTGGTGGGCGTCAAGTACGCGACCGGCGGGCTGGACCAGGCGGGCGTGGAACTGCTGGCCGACGCCCCCGAGGGCTTCGCCTTCCTCACCGGCGAGGACGCCTACCTGTCGTCGGCGCTGGCGCTCGGTGCGGCCGGGGGCATCCTCGCCTCCGCCCAGCTGGCCACCGCCTGGTTCGTGGAGCTGGCGCAGGCCTGGCAGGCCGGGGACGCGGACCGGGCGCGGGCGCTCGGGCACCGGCTGACCCGGCTGGCGCTGGCGGCGTTCACGGCGCCGAACCCGGCGGTGACCAAGGGCGTGCTGCACGCCCAGGGGCGGATTCCGACGCCGGATGTGCGGTTGCCGTTGCTGCCGGCGGGGGAGGCGGAGGTGGGGGCTGCGCTGGCGCTGGTGAATGGTCTGGACCACTAG
- the dnaE gene encoding DNA polymerase III subunit alpha, whose amino-acid sequence MSDQPFAHLHVHTEYSMLDGAARLKQMFKEVERLGQTHVAMTDHGNMYGAAEFHRQATDAGITPVIGIEAYVAPESRSNTKRILWGQPHQKKDDVSASGAYTHKTIWARNKEGLHNLFKLTSRSYAEGWLVKWPRMDKELISELSGGLMATTGCPSGEVQTRLRLGQFDEALKSAADYQDIFGKENYFLELMDHGLDIEKRVRDGLLEISKKLNIPPVVTNDSHYTTEADAGAHDLLLCVQTGKNLSDPDRFRFDGTGYYIKSAAEMYALDSSDAWQEGCRNSQLLVASRVDTEGMFKFKNLMPRFPIPEGFESEADFFKSKVWEGMDWRFPNGYDEEHKKLAEYEMDTIIQMGFPAYFLVVADFIMWAKSQGIAVGPGRGSAAGSLVAYAMGITDLDPIPHGLIFERFLNPERISMPDVDIDFDERRRGDVIRYVTEKWGSDKVAMIVTYGTIKAKAAIKDSSRVLGYPYAMGDRITKAMPPDVMGKGIPLSGITDPSHPRYSEAGEIRSLYENDPDVRKVIDTARGIEGLIRQPGVHAAGVIMSAEPLTDHIPVWTRHTDGVTITQFDYPTCEGLGLLKMDFLGLRNLTIMDDAVKAIEKNKGIKINLLDLPLDDKPTYELLARGDTLGVFQLDGGPMRSLLRLMKPDNFEDISAVLALYRPGPMGVNSHTNYALRKNGQQEITPIHPELEKPLEEVLRPTYGLIVYQEQVQKAAQILAGYSLGQADLLRRAMGKKKKEILEAEFVPFQKGCRERGYSDAAIQAVWDVLVPFSGYAFNKAHTAGYGLVSYWTAYLKANYPAEYMSGLLTSVKDDKDKSAVYLNECRKMGIQVLPPDVNESDSDFTPHGDDTVRFGLTAIRNVGGPVVESMIRTRKTKGKFSSFPDFLDKVESVVCNKRTVESLIKAGAFDSLGHTRKGLSAQFEPMIDNVVGVKRKEAEGQFDLFGGDAEADEPSFGLDVVFSEEEWEKSFLLTQEREMLGLYVSSHPLHGIEHVLADKADCAVADLAERPDGSIVTIGGIISGLQRKMTKQGNAWAIATVEDLAGSIDCMFFPASYQLVSSQLVEDAVVFVRGKLDKREDVPRLMGMELSVPDLSNAHAEAPITINIPSGKITPPLVARLGEVLGSHRGTTEVRVRLEGRDKTTVLRLDRHRVKSDPALFGDLKQLLGPSCLAV is encoded by the coding sequence TTGAGCGACCAGCCGTTCGCGCATCTGCACGTCCACACCGAGTACTCGATGCTGGACGGTGCCGCCCGGCTGAAGCAGATGTTCAAGGAGGTCGAGCGCCTGGGCCAGACCCATGTGGCGATGACCGACCACGGCAACATGTACGGCGCCGCCGAGTTCCACCGGCAGGCCACCGACGCCGGCATCACGCCCGTCATCGGCATCGAGGCGTACGTCGCCCCGGAGTCCCGCTCCAACACGAAGCGCATCCTGTGGGGCCAGCCGCACCAGAAGAAGGACGACGTCTCCGCGTCCGGCGCGTACACCCACAAGACCATCTGGGCCCGCAACAAGGAGGGCCTGCACAACCTCTTCAAGCTGACCTCGCGCTCCTACGCCGAGGGCTGGCTGGTGAAGTGGCCCCGGATGGACAAGGAGCTGATCTCCGAGCTGTCCGGCGGCCTGATGGCCACCACCGGCTGCCCCTCCGGCGAGGTGCAGACCCGCCTGCGGCTCGGCCAGTTCGACGAGGCGCTGAAGTCCGCCGCCGACTACCAGGACATCTTCGGCAAGGAGAACTACTTCCTGGAGCTGATGGACCACGGCCTCGACATCGAGAAGCGGGTCCGTGACGGGCTGCTGGAGATCAGCAAGAAGCTGAACATCCCCCCCGTCGTCACCAACGACTCGCACTACACCACCGAGGCCGACGCCGGCGCGCACGACCTGCTGCTCTGCGTCCAGACCGGCAAGAACCTCTCCGACCCGGACCGCTTCCGCTTCGACGGCACCGGCTACTACATCAAGTCCGCCGCCGAGATGTACGCGCTGGACTCCTCGGACGCCTGGCAGGAGGGCTGCCGCAACAGCCAACTCCTCGTCGCCTCCCGCGTCGACACCGAGGGCATGTTCAAGTTCAAGAACCTCATGCCCCGCTTCCCCATCCCGGAGGGCTTCGAGTCCGAGGCGGACTTCTTCAAGTCCAAGGTCTGGGAGGGCATGGACTGGCGCTTCCCGAACGGGTACGACGAGGAGCACAAGAAGCTCGCCGAGTACGAGATGGACACCATCATCCAGATGGGGTTCCCGGCGTACTTCCTCGTGGTCGCCGACTTCATCATGTGGGCCAAGAGCCAGGGCATCGCGGTGGGCCCCGGCCGTGGTTCGGCGGCCGGCTCGCTGGTCGCGTACGCGATGGGCATCACCGACCTCGACCCGATCCCGCACGGCCTGATCTTCGAGCGCTTCCTCAACCCCGAGCGCATCTCCATGCCCGATGTCGACATCGACTTCGACGAGCGCCGGCGCGGTGACGTGATCCGCTACGTGACGGAGAAGTGGGGCTCCGACAAGGTCGCCATGATCGTCACGTACGGCACCATCAAGGCGAAGGCCGCCATCAAGGACTCCTCGCGCGTCCTCGGCTACCCCTACGCGATGGGCGACCGGATCACCAAGGCGATGCCGCCGGACGTCATGGGCAAGGGCATCCCGCTCTCCGGAATCACGGATCCGAGCCACCCGCGCTACAGCGAGGCCGGCGAGATCCGCAGCCTGTACGAGAACGACCCGGACGTCCGGAAGGTCATCGACACCGCGCGCGGCATCGAGGGCCTGATCCGCCAGCCCGGCGTGCACGCCGCCGGCGTCATCATGTCCGCCGAGCCGCTGACCGACCACATCCCGGTCTGGACCCGGCACACCGACGGCGTCACCATCACGCAGTTCGACTACCCGACTTGTGAAGGCCTCGGCCTCCTCAAGATGGACTTCCTCGGCCTGCGCAACCTGACGATCATGGACGACGCCGTCAAGGCGATCGAGAAGAACAAGGGCATCAAGATCAACCTGCTTGATCTGCCCCTGGACGACAAGCCGACCTACGAGCTGCTGGCGCGCGGTGACACGCTCGGCGTCTTCCAGCTCGACGGCGGCCCCATGCGCTCGCTGCTGCGGCTGATGAAGCCCGACAACTTCGAAGACATCTCGGCCGTCCTCGCCCTCTACCGGCCGGGCCCGATGGGCGTCAACTCCCACACGAACTACGCCCTCCGCAAGAACGGCCAGCAGGAGATCACCCCGATCCACCCGGAGCTGGAGAAGCCCCTGGAGGAGGTGCTGCGGCCCACCTACGGCCTGATCGTCTACCAGGAGCAGGTGCAGAAGGCCGCCCAGATCCTCGCCGGCTACTCGCTCGGCCAGGCAGACCTGCTGCGCCGCGCGATGGGCAAGAAGAAGAAGGAGATCCTGGAAGCGGAGTTCGTCCCCTTCCAGAAGGGCTGCCGCGAGCGCGGCTACTCCGACGCGGCGATCCAGGCCGTGTGGGACGTCCTGGTCCCCTTCTCCGGCTACGCGTTCAACAAAGCCCACACCGCCGGGTACGGGCTGGTCTCGTACTGGACGGCCTACCTCAAGGCCAACTACCCGGCCGAGTACATGTCCGGCCTGCTCACCTCCGTCAAGGACGACAAGGACAAGTCCGCGGTCTACCTCAACGAGTGCCGCAAGATGGGCATCCAGGTGCTGCCGCCGGACGTCAACGAGTCGGACTCGGACTTCACCCCGCACGGTGACGACACCGTCCGCTTCGGGCTCACCGCCATCCGCAACGTCGGCGGGCCGGTCGTCGAGTCGATGATCCGGACGCGGAAGACCAAGGGGAAGTTCTCCTCCTTCCCCGACTTCCTCGACAAGGTCGAATCGGTGGTCTGCAACAAGCGGACCGTCGAATCGCTGATCAAGGCCGGCGCCTTCGACTCGCTCGGGCACACCCGCAAGGGACTCAGCGCGCAGTTCGAGCCGATGATCGACAACGTGGTGGGGGTGAAGCGGAAGGAGGCCGAGGGGCAGTTCGACCTGTTCGGCGGCGACGCCGAAGCCGACGAACCCAGCTTCGGGCTCGACGTCGTCTTCTCCGAGGAGGAGTGGGAGAAGTCCTTCCTGCTCACCCAGGAACGGGAGATGCTCGGCCTGTACGTCTCCTCGCACCCGCTGCACGGCATCGAGCACGTGCTCGCCGACAAGGCGGACTGCGCGGTCGCCGACCTCGCGGAACGGCCCGACGGGTCGATCGTCACCATCGGCGGCATCATCTCGGGCCTGCAGCGGAAGATGACCAAGCAGGGCAACGCCTGGGCCATCGCCACCGTGGAGGACCTGGCCGGCTCGATCGACTGCATGTTCTTCCCGGCGAGCTACCAGCTGGTGTCCTCGCAACTGGTCGAGGACGCGGTGGTGTTCGTGCGGGGCAAGCTCGACAAGCGGGAGGACGTGCCGCGGCTGATGGGGATGGAGCTGTCCGTTCCCGACCTGTCCAACGCGCACGCCGAAGCGCCGATCACCATCAACATCCCGAGCGGGAAGATCACCCCGCCGCTGGTCGCCCGGCTCGGCGAGGTGCTGGGGAGCCACCGGGGGACGACCGAGGTGCGGGTGCGGCTGGAGGGCCGCGACAAGACGACGGTGCTGCGGTTGGACCGGCACCGGGTGAAGTCGGATCCGGCGCTGTTCGGGGATCTGAAGCAGTTGCTCGGGCCCAGCTGCCTGGCGGTGTGA